From Actinosynnema mirum DSM 43827, a single genomic window includes:
- a CDS encoding DUF397 domain-containing protein: MKHNWRKASRSSSAGNCVEVARIPNGVLVRDSKNPNGPTLRFSAAAWGQTLKSTLES; this comes from the coding sequence GTGAAGCACAACTGGCGCAAGGCCAGCCGTAGTAGCAGCGCGGGCAACTGCGTCGAGGTGGCGCGCATCCCGAACGGAGTACTGGTCCGGGACTCCAAGAACCCGAATGGCCCAACGCTGCGCTTCTCCGCAGCGGCATGGGGGCAAACCCTGAAATCAACCCTGGAATCGTGA
- a CDS encoding Gfo/Idh/MocA family protein — translation MSDRVRIGVLGAAAIAPAALVKPALKSSAAEVVAVAARDPERARAFADKNLVPKVFDDYQALIDDPDVDAVYNPLPNGLHGKWTLKALAAGKHVLCEKPFAANSEEAERVADAAEASGLVVMEAFHYRYHPLARRMVEVLPELGALRHVEARMCFPLPRFSNIRYDWDLAGGALMDAGCYAVNAVRMLGGEPEVRSARVRLRNRKVDRAVKADLVFPEGHVGFVHASLWSGAVLKLSARVIGEKGELRVVNPFMPQFGHRMAVRLDGHTRNERFGWKPSYRYQLDAFTDAVLHGKPFPTTARDAVANMKVVDAIYRAAGLPVRVPTV, via the coding sequence ATGAGCGACCGCGTGCGGATCGGGGTTCTCGGGGCTGCCGCCATCGCCCCCGCCGCTCTCGTCAAGCCGGCCCTCAAGTCGTCCGCCGCGGAAGTGGTCGCGGTCGCCGCGCGGGACCCCGAGCGGGCGAGGGCGTTCGCGGACAAGAACCTCGTGCCGAAGGTCTTCGACGACTACCAGGCGCTGATCGACGACCCGGACGTCGACGCCGTCTACAACCCGCTGCCCAACGGGCTGCACGGCAAGTGGACGTTGAAGGCGCTGGCGGCGGGCAAGCACGTGCTGTGCGAGAAGCCGTTCGCCGCGAACTCCGAGGAGGCCGAGCGGGTCGCCGACGCGGCCGAGGCCAGCGGGCTCGTGGTCATGGAGGCGTTCCACTACCGGTACCACCCGCTCGCCAGGCGCATGGTCGAGGTGCTGCCCGAGCTGGGCGCGCTGCGGCACGTGGAGGCGCGGATGTGCTTCCCCCTGCCCAGGTTCTCGAACATCCGGTACGACTGGGACCTCGCGGGCGGGGCGCTGATGGACGCCGGGTGCTACGCCGTCAACGCGGTCCGGATGCTCGGCGGCGAGCCCGAGGTGCGCAGCGCGCGCGTGCGGCTGCGCAACCGGAAGGTCGACCGGGCGGTCAAGGCGGACCTGGTGTTCCCCGAGGGGCACGTCGGGTTCGTGCACGCCTCCCTGTGGTCGGGCGCGGTGCTGAAGCTGTCCGCGCGGGTCATCGGGGAGAAGGGCGAGCTGCGGGTGGTGAACCCGTTCATGCCGCAGTTCGGGCACCGGATGGCGGTGCGGTTGGACGGGCACACCAGGAACGAGCGGTTCGGGTGGAAGCCGTCGTACCGGTACCAGCTGGACGCCTTCACGGACGCGGTCCTGCACGGCAAGCCCTTCCCGACGACGGCGCGCGACGCGGTGGCGAACATGAAGGTGGTCGACGCGATCTACCGCGCGGCCGGGCTGCCGGTGCGGGTGCCGACGGTCTAG
- a CDS encoding eIF2A-related protein: MLDADDNPVGGAVLLAGGKVMTCAHVVNHALRRHEREAGKPDAPVRLQFGPRTVTARVAHWMPPPAREGDPGDDIAGLEVTPPPDIPPARLITTLPRPNTVVRIFGYPGKPLRPDGAWVDALVKGRNSRGHLQLESTSALRVQPGFSGSPVWDDVTGRVVGIIATAGTSTPDSYAISAEQLRVGWSALGSSRTAKRPDTVTALHLPGPRAGGRGWAFTASDLLRDLPADTPPDLLVVAGDLTEQGGKAEFAQAFRLLADLAEDLDLPRDRVLVVPGAHDVNRKACKAYFDTAEADDEAPVPPFWPKWKQFSAAFDRFYDGHSPTFTADEPWTLFEIPDLSTVVAGFNSTTADTHERATTSLGRDQVARFRTWLDGFREPDRLRLGVVHGESSGSAWPDELHHLFSSPADNDGYQLVSFDASRTTRQARRFADGRWTGDTRISPTGTAWRVTERRRAEPAQESPPPPPGNAFFDRVVEATRFAHPDASTVPHPEKSYLRVGLPIPGGGVDYRPVGVVDGDLTERAVDAFVVDVHRHFTAEDPGTRSEIVYSGRLASADLVGRATRRGVSPRSWVEYRGLLDLGPLEERLRNALARDKVYPEALYTAQRYRVVGRHSSGEVEPDLLARVLDWLGLRARQFVVVLGDFGRGKSFLLRQLARALPEHLGGVTPLLVELRSLQKAPTLNQLLANALVGQGVAVVDVDKLRYMIASGRVALLFDGFDELELRVGYDNAADYLRTLLEVVGGEAKVVLTSRTQHFRSAAQVLTALGDEVVATGASRVVELEDFTREQIVEFLTKRYGGDHERARARLRLLDEVQDLLGLSRNPRMLSFIAELEEDRLREVQQRKGTISAADLYQELVDSWLLHEQARQQHRHGLPVLGKDERLRVCTDLATRLWSTGANAIQEDELGVVAVAALTEVADLGYTQDQVAHAIGSGTLLVTGESGFGFVHRSVMEWLVANEAARRLRAGEGVGEVAGRAMSRLMVDFLCDLAGHARARRWALAVSVDGLASAEEKQNALLVVDRLGGSGLGDLSELDLRKADLSRLDLRGTRLVGSDLRGQRVDGAVLRGVDLTGADLRGARVTGGDLSEAVLTGSRWEGAALLGVAGTERRPELRVAAVSGRDRAEVMLARSGPVLAVAYSPDGERIALAHGRQVELLNAAGHSSLRFVGEHGGKVTSVAFSPDGTRLVTGGEDGTARVWTTDGDHVLTLTGHERTVTAVAFFPDGRRIATGSRDGTTRTWTSAGEPLRVLTSDSRPITALALAPDGRRLATGSSAGTAHVWTAGGEHVAELAGHENWINAVAFSPDGARVTTASSDRTARTWTTDGTQVAVLTDDVGPVTALAHSPDGKHVATGASDGTGHVWTADGSLVATLLGHQGVITSIAYSPDGAIITTAGSDKTARTWNADGGLVAIPTTRSRTVTSAAFAPNGRFLATASSDGATRVWTREGVLVTTVHGDGNRVNAVAFSPGSHRIATAGHDGTAHVWAGDGSSTATLVGHEHRVNAVAFSPNGELIATAGSDQTARLWDSEGSARAVLTGHRNWVTSVVFSPDGELVATASHDGTARIWSVDGEPVTDFVKHPRPVTSVAFSPDSGTIATGGNDGTARLWTVEGGLLRSLPRHRGRVTAVAFSPNGAHVATAGSEGDAHVLGLDGTVRAVLSGHSESVMTVAFSPRGNHLATGSVDGTTRLWTADGALVATLIATDDGWATLFPDGSYKHGGDVGAFLWWAIKSCRFEVGELDHHYPEIRRLPHSAPMPPPLTS, encoded by the coding sequence GTGCTCGACGCCGACGACAACCCCGTCGGCGGGGCCGTGCTGCTGGCCGGCGGGAAGGTCATGACCTGTGCGCACGTCGTCAACCACGCCCTCCGCCGCCACGAGCGGGAAGCAGGCAAGCCCGACGCGCCCGTCCGGCTCCAGTTCGGCCCGCGCACCGTCACCGCCCGCGTGGCCCACTGGATGCCCCCGCCCGCCCGCGAAGGCGACCCCGGTGACGACATCGCGGGCCTCGAGGTCACCCCGCCGCCCGACATCCCCCCGGCCCGCCTGATCACCACCCTCCCCCGCCCCAACACCGTCGTCCGGATCTTCGGCTACCCCGGCAAACCCCTCCGCCCCGATGGCGCCTGGGTGGACGCCCTCGTCAAGGGCCGCAACAGCCGAGGCCACCTCCAGCTGGAATCCACCTCCGCCCTCCGCGTCCAACCCGGCTTCAGCGGCAGCCCCGTCTGGGACGACGTCACCGGCCGCGTGGTCGGCATCATCGCCACCGCGGGCACCTCCACCCCCGACAGCTACGCCATCTCCGCCGAGCAGCTCCGCGTCGGCTGGTCGGCGCTCGGCAGCAGTCGCACCGCCAAGCGCCCCGACACCGTCACCGCCCTGCACCTCCCCGGCCCCCGCGCGGGCGGCAGGGGGTGGGCGTTCACCGCGTCCGACCTGCTCCGCGACCTCCCCGCCGACACCCCGCCCGACCTCCTCGTCGTCGCGGGCGACCTCACCGAGCAGGGCGGCAAGGCCGAGTTCGCCCAAGCCTTCCGCCTCCTCGCCGACCTCGCCGAGGACCTCGACCTCCCGCGCGACCGCGTGCTCGTCGTCCCCGGCGCCCACGACGTGAACCGCAAGGCCTGCAAGGCCTACTTCGACACCGCCGAGGCCGACGACGAGGCCCCCGTCCCCCCGTTCTGGCCCAAGTGGAAGCAGTTCTCCGCCGCCTTCGACCGGTTCTACGACGGCCACTCCCCCACCTTCACCGCCGACGAGCCCTGGACCCTCTTCGAGATCCCCGACCTCTCCACCGTCGTCGCCGGCTTCAACTCCACCACCGCCGACACCCACGAGCGCGCCACCACCAGCCTCGGCCGCGACCAGGTCGCCCGGTTCCGGACGTGGCTCGACGGGTTCCGCGAGCCCGACCGGTTGCGGCTCGGCGTGGTGCACGGGGAGAGCTCCGGGTCGGCCTGGCCGGACGAGCTGCACCACCTCTTCTCGTCCCCCGCCGACAACGACGGCTACCAGCTCGTCTCGTTCGACGCCTCCCGCACCACCCGCCAGGCCCGCCGCTTCGCCGACGGCCGCTGGACCGGCGACACCCGCATCAGCCCCACCGGGACCGCATGGCGCGTCACCGAGCGCCGCCGCGCCGAACCCGCCCAGGAAAGCCCCCCGCCCCCGCCCGGCAACGCCTTCTTCGACCGCGTCGTGGAGGCCACCCGCTTCGCGCACCCCGACGCGAGCACCGTGCCGCACCCGGAGAAGTCCTACCTGCGCGTCGGCCTGCCCATCCCCGGCGGCGGCGTGGACTACCGGCCGGTGGGCGTGGTCGACGGGGACCTGACCGAGCGGGCCGTGGACGCGTTCGTCGTGGACGTGCACCGGCACTTCACCGCCGAGGACCCCGGCACCCGCTCGGAGATCGTCTACAGCGGTCGCCTCGCGTCGGCGGACCTCGTGGGCCGCGCGACCCGCCGGGGCGTGTCCCCGCGCAGCTGGGTCGAGTACCGGGGCCTGCTCGACCTCGGCCCGCTGGAGGAGCGCCTCAGGAACGCGCTGGCCCGCGACAAGGTCTACCCCGAGGCCCTGTACACCGCGCAGCGCTACCGGGTCGTGGGCCGCCACTCGTCCGGCGAGGTGGAACCGGACCTGCTCGCGCGGGTGCTCGACTGGCTCGGCCTGCGGGCGAGGCAGTTCGTGGTGGTGCTGGGGGACTTCGGGCGCGGCAAGTCGTTCCTGCTGCGGCAGCTGGCGCGCGCGCTGCCCGAGCACCTGGGCGGGGTGACGCCGCTGCTGGTGGAGCTGCGGTCGCTGCAGAAGGCCCCGACGCTCAACCAGCTGCTGGCGAACGCGCTGGTGGGCCAGGGCGTGGCCGTGGTCGACGTGGACAAGCTCCGGTACATGATCGCCAGCGGCCGGGTCGCGCTGCTGTTCGACGGGTTCGACGAGCTGGAGCTGCGGGTCGGCTACGACAACGCCGCCGACTACCTGCGCACCCTGCTGGAGGTGGTCGGCGGCGAGGCGAAGGTCGTGCTGACCAGCCGCACCCAGCACTTCCGCTCGGCCGCGCAGGTGCTGACGGCGCTGGGCGACGAGGTCGTGGCGACCGGGGCGAGCCGGGTGGTGGAGCTGGAGGACTTCACCCGCGAGCAGATCGTGGAGTTCCTGACCAAGCGGTACGGCGGCGACCACGAGCGGGCGCGGGCGCGGTTGCGGCTGCTGGACGAGGTCCAGGACCTGCTGGGGCTGTCGCGGAACCCCCGGATGCTGTCGTTCATCGCGGAGCTGGAGGAGGACCGGCTGCGGGAGGTGCAGCAGCGCAAGGGGACGATCAGCGCGGCGGACCTGTACCAGGAGCTGGTGGACTCGTGGCTGCTGCACGAGCAGGCCCGCCAGCAGCACCGGCACGGGCTTCCGGTGCTGGGCAAGGACGAGCGGCTGCGGGTGTGCACGGACCTGGCGACGCGGTTGTGGTCGACGGGCGCGAACGCGATCCAGGAGGACGAGCTGGGCGTGGTCGCGGTGGCGGCGCTGACCGAGGTGGCGGACCTGGGGTACACGCAGGACCAGGTGGCGCACGCGATCGGCTCGGGGACGCTGCTGGTGACGGGCGAGAGCGGCTTCGGGTTCGTGCACCGGTCGGTGATGGAGTGGCTGGTGGCGAACGAGGCGGCGCGGCGGTTGCGGGCCGGGGAGGGGGTGGGGGAGGTCGCGGGGCGGGCGATGTCGCGGCTGATGGTGGACTTCCTGTGCGACCTGGCCGGGCACGCGCGGGCGCGGCGGTGGGCCCTGGCGGTGTCGGTCGACGGGCTGGCGAGCGCGGAGGAGAAGCAGAACGCGCTGCTGGTGGTCGACCGGTTGGGCGGGAGCGGGTTGGGCGACCTGAGCGAGCTGGACCTGCGGAAGGCCGACCTGTCGCGGCTGGACCTGCGGGGGACGCGCCTGGTGGGCTCGGACCTGCGCGGGCAGCGGGTCGACGGGGCCGTGCTGCGCGGGGTCGACCTGACCGGGGCGGACCTGCGGGGCGCCCGCGTCACCGGCGGCGACCTGTCGGAGGCGGTGCTGACCGGGAGCCGCTGGGAGGGCGCGGCGCTGCTCGGGGTGGCCGGGACCGAGCGGCGCCCGGAGCTGCGCGTGGCGGCGGTGAGCGGCCGGGACCGGGCCGAGGTGATGCTGGCGCGCAGCGGGCCCGTGCTCGCGGTGGCCTACTCGCCGGACGGCGAGCGGATCGCGCTGGCGCACGGCAGGCAGGTGGAGCTGCTGAACGCGGCGGGCCACTCGTCGCTGCGCTTCGTCGGCGAGCACGGCGGCAAGGTCACCTCGGTGGCGTTCTCCCCGGACGGGACCCGCCTGGTGACCGGCGGCGAGGACGGGACGGCGCGGGTGTGGACCACCGACGGCGACCACGTCCTGACCCTCACCGGCCACGAGCGCACGGTCACCGCCGTCGCCTTCTTCCCGGACGGGAGGCGGATCGCCACCGGCAGCCGGGACGGCACCACCCGCACCTGGACCTCGGCGGGCGAGCCGCTCCGCGTCCTCACCAGCGACTCCAGGCCGATCACCGCCCTCGCGCTCGCCCCGGACGGCAGGCGCCTCGCCACCGGCAGCAGCGCGGGCACCGCGCACGTGTGGACGGCGGGCGGAGAGCACGTCGCGGAGCTGGCGGGCCACGAGAACTGGATCAACGCCGTGGCCTTCTCCCCCGACGGCGCCCGCGTCACCACCGCCAGCAGCGACCGGACCGCGCGCACCTGGACCACCGACGGCACCCAGGTCGCCGTCCTCACCGACGACGTCGGCCCCGTGACCGCGCTCGCCCACTCCCCCGACGGCAAGCACGTCGCCACCGGGGCCAGCGACGGCACCGGGCACGTCTGGACCGCCGACGGCTCCCTCGTCGCCACCCTCCTCGGCCACCAGGGCGTGATCACCTCGATCGCCTACTCGCCGGACGGCGCGATCATCACGACCGCGGGCAGCGACAAGACCGCCCGCACCTGGAACGCGGACGGCGGCCTGGTCGCCATCCCGACCACCCGCTCCCGGACCGTCACCTCCGCCGCCTTCGCGCCGAACGGCCGGTTCCTGGCCACCGCCAGCAGCGACGGCGCGACGCGGGTGTGGACGCGGGAGGGGGTGCTGGTGACCACCGTGCACGGGGACGGGAACCGGGTGAACGCGGTCGCGTTCTCCCCCGGCAGCCACCGCATCGCCACGGCGGGCCACGACGGCACCGCGCACGTCTGGGCGGGCGACGGCTCCAGCACCGCCACCCTCGTCGGCCACGAGCACCGGGTCAACGCGGTGGCGTTCTCCCCGAACGGCGAGCTGATCGCCACCGCGGGCAGCGACCAGACCGCGCGGTTGTGGGACTCGGAGGGCAGTGCGCGCGCCGTCCTCACCGGGCACCGGAACTGGGTCACCTCCGTCGTGTTCTCCCCGGACGGCGAGCTGGTCGCGACCGCCAGCCACGACGGCACCGCGCGGATCTGGTCGGTCGACGGCGAGCCGGTGACGGACTTCGTCAAGCACCCCAGGCCGGTCACCTCGGTCGCGTTCTCCCCGGACAGCGGGACCATCGCCACCGGCGGCAACGACGGCACGGCGCGCCTGTGGACCGTCGAGGGCGGCCTGCTCAGGTCCCTGCCGAGGCACCGGGGCCGGGTCACCGCCGTCGCCTTCTCCCCGAACGGCGCGCACGTCGCCACCGCGGGCAGCGAGGGCGACGCGCACGTGCTGGGCCTGGACGGGACGGTGCGCGCCGTCCTGAGCGGGCACAGCGAGAGCGTCATGACCGTCGCGTTCTCCCCGCGCGGCAACCACCTCGCCACCGGTTCCGTCGACGGCACCACCCGCCTGTGGACCGCCGACGGCGCCCTCGTCGCCACGCTCATCGCCACCGACGACGGCTGGGCAACCCTGTTCCCCGACGGCTCCTACAAGCACGGCGGCGACGTCGGCGCTTTCCTGTGGTGGGCCATCAAGTCCTGCCGGTTCGAGGTCGGCGAGCTGGACCACCACTACCCCGAGATCCGGCGGCTGCCTCACAGCGCCCCCATGCCCCCGCCGCTAACCTCGTGA
- a CDS encoding helix-turn-helix domain-containing protein, whose translation MTRQGASFRQRRVSAELRALRIERGVSCAEVAQAIGVSESKISRMETGKRGLYAYDVAAILGFLQAPQKLRDDLIELVQAGETRNWHFVRQSNRVPPQWKDLLELEQQASALYNYETMIVPGLAQTAEYTRGILSVSDAIQEHELEALVAMRLGRQSVIGRIFLHLILDESVLMRKFGDPVMMHAQLRHLVAMSSRNKVTIQVLPLNSVMHPGLNGPFMHLEFTDQPGLVYIEGRDSHSFLEEDVHLDNAKSAWRKLLALALPPEASAALIDEHASKLI comes from the coding sequence ATGACGCGCCAGGGGGCTTCGTTCCGGCAACGGCGGGTATCTGCCGAGCTGCGAGCGCTGCGGATCGAACGTGGGGTGAGCTGCGCGGAGGTGGCGCAGGCCATCGGGGTGTCGGAGAGCAAGATCAGCCGGATGGAGACGGGCAAGCGCGGGCTGTACGCCTACGACGTCGCCGCCATCCTGGGGTTCTTGCAGGCGCCGCAGAAGCTGCGAGACGATCTGATCGAACTCGTGCAGGCCGGAGAAACCCGGAACTGGCACTTCGTTCGCCAGAGCAACAGGGTGCCGCCGCAGTGGAAGGACCTGCTCGAACTTGAACAGCAGGCATCGGCGCTCTACAACTACGAAACGATGATCGTCCCCGGTCTGGCCCAGACTGCCGAGTACACGCGGGGAATCCTCAGCGTCAGCGATGCCATCCAGGAGCACGAACTGGAAGCTCTGGTTGCCATGCGCCTGGGACGGCAGTCGGTCATCGGCCGCATCTTCTTGCACCTGATACTGGACGAGAGCGTGCTGATGCGGAAATTCGGCGACCCGGTGATGATGCACGCGCAGTTGCGACACCTGGTGGCCATGAGCAGCAGGAACAAGGTGACCATCCAGGTGCTCCCCTTGAACAGCGTCATGCACCCCGGGCTCAACGGGCCGTTCATGCACCTGGAGTTCACCGACCAGCCGGGCCTGGTCTACATCGAGGGCAGGGACAGCCACAGCTTCCTGGAGGAGGACGTGCACCTCGACAACGCCAAGTCAGCCTGGCGCAAACTCCTCGCGCTGGCACTACCGCCCGAAGCCTCGGCAGCGTTGATCGACGAGCACGCGAGCAAGCTGATCTGA